The DNA sequence AGCGCGAGCGCGAGGTCGCCCGCGTCCTTCACCGCATGCACCGGCACGCCGAGGATCTTGCCGAAGATGCGCAATTGCTCGTGGCCGCCGATCCGGTAGCTGTCGGTGGTCAGCAGCGCGACCTTGCTCGCGCCGAAGCGCATCACGCAGCGCGCGGCGAGCTTCGCGGTGGTGGTGGTCTTGCCGACGCCCGTCGGCCCCATCAGCGCGAACACGCCGCCGCGCTCCATCAGCGCGTCTTCGCTTTCGAGCACCGGCAGGTTGGCGGCGAGTACCGATTGCGCCCATTCGGCCGCCTGTTCGAAGCTCCGCGCGCCGTCGCCGGACGGCAGGTTGTCGACCAGCATCCGCACCAGCTGCGCGGAAAAGCCGGCCGAGAACAGATGCTTGGTCAGCGCGCCGTGCACCGGGCTGCGGCGCTGGCGGTCATGCCACATCAGGCTGTCGAACTGCTCCTCCATCATCCCGCGCATCGCGCCGAGCTCGTTCATCACCGTGTCGTTGACGATGCTTTCGATCCGCACCTTCACCGCATCGGCCACCGCGGCGGCCGCATCGGCGGGCAGGCGCGTGCGCTCGGCCGGCTTCTCGGCGCGGGCGTCGTTCGCACGCGCAGGCGGCGCCATCCGGCGCTCGGCATCGCGCACGATGTCGCGCGCCCAGCCGGCCGGCGCCGCGGGTGCCGCGTCGTGGCGTGCACGCGTGGGCGCGGCGGGCGCGGCCGGCGCGCCCTGCAGGCGGGCGTTGAGCGCTTCGCGCTGCTGCGTGAGGCGCTTCGCATGCTCGACGAGCCATGCGGCCGGTTCGGCCGGCGCTGCGGCGGGCGCGCCGGCGGCCGGCGCCGACGCCGGCTCGGCCGACGACGCTGCCGCGGCGCTCGACTGCGCCTCGGCGTGGTGGGCGGCATCGAAGGCGGCCGCTTCGGACGTCTGGATCGTGTCGGCGCTCGCGCCGAACACCGACGAGAACACGTCGGGCAGCCCGCCGTCGCCGGCTGCGTAGGGATTGACGGCCGGATTGACGACCGGGCGCGGGAACGTCGCGCCGGGGCGCGTCACGATGCCCGGCACGGCGGCGGCCGGCACCGATTCCGGCATGCGCGGCACGGCGGCGCGCACGCGTGCGGCGGCCTGCGGCGCGACCGCGGCGAGATCCGAGTCGGCGAGTGCGACGATTTCGACGCTGCCGTCATCGAGCGTGCGGTTCGACAGCACGACGGCATCGGCGCCGAGTGCCTCGCGCACGAGACGCAGCGCGTCGCGGCTCGTCGCGCCGGTGAATTTGCGAATGTTCAAGCGGAACCCCCGATGACGTTAACGACTTTGATCGTGCGTGTGTCCGGCACTTCGGCGTACGACAGCACTTTCAGTTGCGGCAGGCTGCGGCGCAGGAAGCGCGCGAGCATCGCGCGCAGCGCGTGCTGCACCAGCAGCACCGGCGGCAGCCCGAGATTCTGTTGACGCAGCATCGCCTGTTGCGTGCCGGTCAGAAGGTTGTGCGCGAGGCCGGGCTCGAGGCCCGGGTTCGCGCCGGTCGCGAGCGCCTGCGACAGCACGCGCTCGAGATTCGAGTCGAGGCCCATCACCTGCATCTCGCCCGCGCCCGGATACCACTGCTGCGTGATCGCACGGCCGAGCGACAGGCGCACCGCGGCGGTGATCTCGTACGCGTCGCCGCGGCCCGCGTGCTCGGACACGGACTCGAGGATCGTGCGCATGTCGCGGATCGGCACGCCTTCCTCGAGCAGGTTCTGCAGCACTTTCTGCAGCGTGGTGAGCGAGATCGTCTTCGGGATCAGGTCCTCGACGAGCGACGGCGCGTCCTTGCCGGTGCGCTCGACGAGCGACTGCACTTCCTGACGGCCGAGCAGCTCGGCCGCGTGCTGCACCACCAGATGGTTCAGGTGCGTCGCGACCACCGTGCTCGCGTCGACCACGGTGTAGCCGTACACCTGCGCCTGTTCGCGCATCGCGACGTCGATCCACACGGCCGGCAGCCCGAACGCCGGGTCCTGCGTCACCGCGCCGGGCAGCGCGGCCGTCACCTGGCCGGGGTTGATCGCGAGCCACTGGCCCGGGAACACTTCGCCCGCGCCGATCTCGACGCCCTTCAGCGCGATCCGGTATGCGTTCGGCCGCAGCTCGAGGTTGTCGCGAATGTGGATCACCGGCGGCAGGAAGCCGATCTCCTGCGCGAACTTCTTGCGGATGCTCTTGATGCGCTTGAGCAGCTCGCCGTCGCTGTTCTTGTCGACCAGCGGAATCAGCCGGTAGCCGACTTCGAGGCCGAGCGGGTCGATCAGCTGCACGTCGTCCCAGGTCGCCTCGTGGCTGTCGCTCGGCAGCGCGGCGGGCGGCGCGATCTCGGTCACGTCGCCGGCCGCCTTGCGGGCCGCCGCGCGGCGCACCTGCGTGCGCGCCAGCCAGATCGCGCCGCCGCCGAGGGCGAGGAACGCGAAGTGCGGCATGCCGGGGATCAGGCCCATCAGCACGATGATCGCGCCGGTGATGGTCAGCACGCGCGGGTTGGTGAACAGCTGGCCGGTGATCTGCGTGCCGATGTCCTCGTCGGTCGCGACGCGCGACACGATCACGCCGGCCGCCGTCGAAATCACGAGCGACGGGATCTGCGCGACGAGGCCGTCGCCGATCGTCAGCAGCGTGTAGTTGGTGCCGGCCGCCGCGAAGCTCATGTCGTGCTGGACCATCCCGACGATCAGCCCGCCGATCACGTTGATCGCCATGATGATCAGGCCGGCGATCGCGTCGCCGCGCACGAACTTCGACGCGCCGTCCATCGACCCGTAGAACTCGGCTTCCTGCGCGACGGCCTGGCGGCGCTTGCGCGCCTGCTCTTCGTTGATGAGGCCCGCGTTGAGGTCGGCGTCGATCGCCATCTGCTTGCCGGGCATCGCGTCGAGCGTGAAGCGCGCGGACACTTCGGCGATCCGCCCCGCGCCCTTCGTGATCACCATGAAGTTGATGATCATCAGAATCACGAACACGACGATGCCGACCGCGAAGTTGCCGCCGACCAGGAAGTGCCCGAACGCCTCGATCACCTGGCCGGCCGCGTCGGGGCCGGTGTGGCCTTCGAGCAGCACGACGCGGGTGGATGCGACGTTCAGCGACAGGCGCAGCAGCGTCGAGAACAGCAGCACGCTCGGGAACGCGGCGAAGTCGAGCGGCTTCATCGTGTACATGCTGACGAGCAGCACCATCACCGACAGCGCGATGTTGAAGGTGAACAGCAGATCCAGCAGCAGCGGCGGCAGCGGCAGGATCATCATCCCCAAAATCATGCAGATGAGGACCGGGCCCGCGAGGCCGCGCAGGTTCGCGCCGGCGAACGGGTTCGGGCGCTTCGCGAACAGGCCGGTGGTCGGAGTGCTCATGCCGCGTTTCCTTGCTTGCCGAGCGCGTCCTCGGCTTCTTCACGCGCGTCGTCGGCCGATACCGACGCGCCCTTGTCCAGCTCGGCCGGCACGTCGATGTCGACGGGCGCGGCGGGGAACGCGCCGCCTTCCGAGCGGAAGCGCTTCAGCTGATAGACCCACGCGAGCACCTCGGCGACGGCCGAGTAGAGCGAGCCGGGAATCTCGCGTTCGAGTTCGACGTTGTGATACAGCGCACGCGCGAGCGGCGGCGCCTCGAGCAGCGGCACGTTGTGCTCGGCCGCGAGCTCGCGGATGCGCGCGGCGACGAGGTTCACGCCCTTCGCGACGACCTTCGGCGCACGCATCTCGCCGTCGGTGTATTGCAGCGCGACCGCGAAGTGCGTCGGGTTGGTGACGACCACGTCGGCCTTCGGCACGGCGGCCATCATCCGGCGCCGCGCGATCGCGCGCTGCTGCTGGCGGATGCGGCCCTTCACGTGCGGATCGCCTTCGTTCTCGCGATGCTCGCGCTTCACTTCTTCCTTCGTCATGCGCAACTTCTTGTTGTACTGCCAGAGTTGGTAAGGCACGTCGAGACCGGCCAGCACCAGCATCCCGGCGACCGTCGTGCCGCAGCACACGGCGACCAGATGCAGCGCATCGGCGAGCGCCGCGCCGAGCGGCTGGGTCGCGAGGCCGAGCAGCTCGTCCTTGCTGCGCCAGATCGCGACTCCGCCGATGCCGCCGACGACCATCGTCTTGGCCACCGACATCGCCAGCTGGATCGGCCCCTGGATCGAGAACATGCGGCCGAGGCCCGCGATCGGGTCGAGGCGGTCGAACTTCAGCTCGAACGTCTTCTGCGAGATCAGCCAGCCGCCGAGCGCCATCGGCGCGAGCAGGGCGGCGAGGCCCGTGAGGGCGAGGATCGGCAGCACCGCGGCGAGGCCTTCGGCGCTCGCCGTGCCGGCGGCCGACAGCATCCGGTGCGTGTCGAACGCGGTCGCGCGGTCGAAGGTGAACGCACTGCGCAGCATCGTCTGCAGATGGGCGCCCGACGGCCCCGACACGAGCCACGTGCCGTAGAACCCGGCCGCGAGCAGCGCGAACGAAGCCAGCTCGCGCGAACGCGCGACCTGCCCCTCCTCGCGCGCCTTCTCGCGGCGTCTCGGAGTGGCGGCTTCGGTTCTGTCGAGATCGCTCTCGTCTGCCACGGGGCCTCCAGTCGGGTACGGCGAAATGCCGTTTTCCAGTGACACCGATTATTCATGCGCGCGTCAAACGCCGATCGGTCGAGCAAAGCCGTGAAAGGGGGGTATTTCGGGGAATCGGGTGAGGGCGTGCGGCAGGCGGTGGGCGGCGGGGGTTCGGCGATGGATGGGGGGATGCTGCGGCGGCGGGACACGCGTTCGCGGGTGGGCGATGCGGGGGAAATGCGGTGGGGATGGAGGGAGCCGAGGGTTGGCGGGCCGGCTAAGGCGGCTAAGGCGGCTAAGGCGGCTGAGGCGGCTGAGGCGGCTGAGGCGGCGGTGGGCGGTGGGAGCGGACGGCGGGCGGACCGGAGTATTTAAGCCTGAGCCAGCGACCGAATCACCGCCCCAGCGTTGGTCTGCGTGTTGGCCCCGGCGCGAGCCGGAGCCCAACCCGCCCGGAACCGGCCGCCAGGCCGCCCCCGGCCCCGCTCAGACAGCCGGGATCGGATCCGGACCGTAGCGGTTCGGGCCCTCGGTGCCGCGCGCGCACATCCACACGAGCAGCACGATCGCGCCGACGAGCGGGATGAGCGTGATCAGCACAAACCAGCCGGAGCGGTCCGTATCGTGCAGGCGGCGCACGGTGACCGCGAGGCTGGGCAATACCAGCGCAAGCGACGCGAGCGCGACGACGACCATCAGCAGCATCGCGATCGCGCTCGGGTCCTCGGCGGCCGCGGCGACCACCTGACAGACGATCGACACGATGCCCGTGAGCAACGCGAAATACCAGTATTCCGCGCGGCGCGCACGGCCGTCGAATTTTGCGTATTGATTGAGTGCGGAACGCACGGCTTCACCGAAATTCATTTTATTGCCCTCTCGTTTTATATCGTCGACCCCGGAAACAACGAAGGCATTATAAATATCAAGTTCCGCGCATTGCATCTCTTTTCGCGCATCGCTCAGTGCTTGCCGCACTTGCCGCGCCGGCGCTCCGGGAGAACCGCCAGCCGCACGCCCCGCCGCGCTTATAATCGCCGCGCCGCGCGACGAATAACCGAAAGTTAATCCACAATTCGATTACGGCAGCATGAAACGCTGCACAGCCGATAATCGGCTCGCCGATGCCGCGACGGATTTACCGCCCATTCGCAACAGGCATGCCACCAGCATCGCGCACGGGCCTGAAACGGCGCAGCAAATCGCCGTGCCGCCGCTAACCGGCCGCCGCCTGCTCCAGCACGCTCAGATCGAGCTTCTTCATCCGCAGCACCTGCGCCATCACGCGCTCGGCGCGCGCCGGGTCGCCGGCCATCAGCTCGGGCATCTGCACGGGCACCACCTGCCACGACACGCCGAAGCGGTCGCGCAGCCAGCCGCACTGCTGCGCGCGCTCGTCGCCGCCCTCGGCGAGCGCGGCCCAGTAGCGGTCGATCTCGCGCTGGTCGCGGCAGTTGACGACGAACGACACGGCCGGCGTCAGCGGAAAGGCGGGGCCGCCGTTCAGCGCGAGGAACGCCTGGCCGTCCAGCTCGAACGAGACGGTCATCACCGCGCCCTCGGCCTGCCCGGCCGCCTGCGCACCCGCTTTGCCGTAGCGCGCGACGTCGACGATGCGCGCGTTGTCGAACACCGACACGTAAAAGCGGGCGGCCGCCTCGGCGTCGCGGTCGAACCACAGGAACGGCGTGATGCGCTGGATACGCTGAGTCATGGCAGTGCCTCCTCGATGTCGTCCCGGCATCGGCGCCGGTCTTATATCGTAGGCGCTGCGCGGCGGTGGCGCGGCGCCGCGCTCCGTAGCACGCCCGGTGCCCGCGCAATGAGAAAGGGGGCGATCGCTCGCCCCCTTTCCGGTCATCGCCAGCCGCGCGCGTTCAGAACGCGACGTAAGGCTGCGCGCCGCCGCTGGCCGTCTTGTCCATCCCGAAGTAGATGGTCTTGCCGTAGAAGTGCGGCATGCCGAGGTCGAGCCAGCCGCTCGGACCGAACGGGCCGGCGATGTCGTTGTAGACGAACGTCGACGGCGCCGCGAACAGCGCATCCGCATTCCCCACCGGCATCGACACGCCACCGCTCGCGCCGTTCTTGCCGGTCAGCGTCGCCGAATAGGTGACCGTCGACGACGGGCAGTAGAACTGCGTGTTGGTCGAGCACGTCGTCTGCGCCGCATCGTTGAAGAAGTACGCGTTCGAGCCGGTATCGAAGAACGCGGTCACGCTGCTGCCGAGGAAGGTCGCATCGACGTCGCCGGCGCTCGTCGACGTCAGCTGCGTCGATGCGCCGAGCGCGTTGTTGCTCTGCGTGCCGATCCCGAACGTCAGCAGGCCCGTCGCGCTGCCCTGCCCGCTGTTCGACACGGTCGGCATCTGCACGATCACGCCGTTGTTGTCGGTCGCGAAGTGATGGACCGGGTTCGCGACCTGTTGCGACGTCGGCACGAGCGCGACCGTGCAGCTCGCGTTGCCGTTCGGGCACGCGTAGTAGTTGCTGTAGGTCGTCGACGTCGCGCAGCTCGTGCAGTCGAGCGGTGCCGGCCCGATGCCGAGGATGCCGTTCGCGCCGAGATCGCCGGTCGTGTTCGCCGAGGTCCGCGCGCCGTTGTTCGAGCACGAGGCCGGCACGTTGGCCGTGCCGAGGTCGCCGATGATCTGCACCGGCAGCGCAGGCGCCTGCTCGGTGCCGATCGACAGATCGACGGTGCGCAGCGAGCCCCACGTGTAGCTCGACACGAACTTGCCGCACTCGGCCACCGGCGCGCCGCCGCTGGTGATCTGCGGCAGGCCGTTCAACACGCCCGACGTCAGCGCGCTGCTGACGAGTCGCAGCCCGTACGACGCGGTGTCGACGAGCACGTTGTTGACCACCTGGCAGGTCGACGTGCCGGGCACGCAGATCTTCACATTGACCGTCGGGATGTTGATCACCCGCGCGGCGCCCGGGCCGACCGTGATCACGGCCGTGTTCGCGGTATTGCCGTCGGACACGTTGGAGCCGCCGCCACTGCTGCCGCCGCTACCGCCGCCGCTGGTGCTGCCGCCACTGTCGCCGCCGCCGCCGCATGCGGTGACGAGCATCGCCGTCGCGGCGGCCAGGCCCAGCACGCCGAGCCAGCGCTTGAAGGTACGAGAAATGTTCAAGGTCGCTCTCCCGCCGTCACTGGATGTCGTTGCCGGTCAGCCCGGCCGGCAATGCCGCGGGCAGCCATGCCTGGCCCGCGAACGAGCCCATGTGGCCGCCGGTGCGGATCACGAGGCCGCTGGTCGCGACCGACACGGGCGCGCGCCAGCCGTGCGCCGCGTGCGCCGCCTGCACGCCCGCCGTGTACTGCGGGAAATAGCTGCCGAGCAGCGATTCGAGGTCCGGCATGCTCGGCCCGCGCCATGCGAGCCCGAACACGCTGCCGGCCGCGCTGGTG is a window from the Burkholderia vietnamiensis LMG 10929 genome containing:
- the flhF gene encoding flagellar biosynthesis protein FlhF, translating into MNIRKFTGATSRDALRLVREALGADAVVLSNRTLDDGSVEIVALADSDLAAVAPQAAARVRAAVPRMPESVPAAAVPGIVTRPGATFPRPVVNPAVNPYAAGDGGLPDVFSSVFGASADTIQTSEAAAFDAAHHAEAQSSAAAASSAEPASAPAAGAPAAAPAEPAAWLVEHAKRLTQQREALNARLQGAPAAPAAPTRARHDAAPAAPAGWARDIVRDAERRMAPPARANDARAEKPAERTRLPADAAAAVADAVKVRIESIVNDTVMNELGAMRGMMEEQFDSLMWHDRQRRSPVHGALTKHLFSAGFSAQLVRMLVDNLPSGDGARSFEQAAEWAQSVLAANLPVLESEDALMERGGVFALMGPTGVGKTTTTAKLAARCVMRFGASKVALLTTDSYRIGGHEQLRIFGKILGVPVHAVKDAGDLALALSELRNKHIVLIDTIGMSQRDRALSDQIAMLHGANAPVQRLLLLNATSHGDTLNEVVQAYRSAGEHPHGPTPDLAGCILTKLDEATHLGGVLDTVIRYKLPVHYVSTGQKVPENLYVASTRFLLKSAFCVPRDGSPFVPQDEDMPTLLSALTARSTAELHEVRFG
- a CDS encoding DUF3443 domain-containing protein produces the protein MNISRTFKRWLGVLGLAAATAMLVTACGGGGDSGGSTSGGGSGGSSGGGSNVSDGNTANTAVITVGPGAARVINIPTVNVKICVPGTSTCQVVNNVLVDTASYGLRLVSSALTSGVLNGLPQITSGGAPVAECGKFVSSYTWGSLRTVDLSIGTEQAPALPVQIIGDLGTANVPASCSNNGARTSANTTGDLGANGILGIGPAPLDCTSCATSTTYSNYYACPNGNASCTVALVPTSQQVANPVHHFATDNNGVIVQMPTVSNSGQGSATGLLTFGIGTQSNNALGASTQLTSTSAGDVDATFLGSSVTAFFDTGSNAYFFNDAAQTTCSTNTQFYCPSSTVTYSATLTGKNGASGGVSMPVGNADALFAAPSTFVYNDIAGPFGPSGWLDLGMPHFYGKTIYFGMDKTASGGAQPYVAF
- a CDS encoding DUF805 domain-containing protein is translated as MRQALSDARKEMQCAELDIYNAFVVSGVDDIKREGNKMNFGEAVRSALNQYAKFDGRARRAEYWYFALLTGIVSIVCQVVAAAAEDPSAIAMLLMVVVALASLALVLPSLAVTVRRLHDTDRSGWFVLITLIPLVGAIVLLVWMCARGTEGPNRYGPDPIPAV
- the flhA gene encoding flagellar biosynthesis protein FlhA produces the protein MSTPTTGLFAKRPNPFAGANLRGLAGPVLICMILGMMILPLPPLLLDLLFTFNIALSVMVLLVSMYTMKPLDFAAFPSVLLFSTLLRLSLNVASTRVVLLEGHTGPDAAGQVIEAFGHFLVGGNFAVGIVVFVILMIINFMVITKGAGRIAEVSARFTLDAMPGKQMAIDADLNAGLINEEQARKRRQAVAQEAEFYGSMDGASKFVRGDAIAGLIIMAINVIGGLIVGMVQHDMSFAAAGTNYTLLTIGDGLVAQIPSLVISTAAGVIVSRVATDEDIGTQITGQLFTNPRVLTITGAIIVLMGLIPGMPHFAFLALGGGAIWLARTQVRRAAARKAAGDVTEIAPPAALPSDSHEATWDDVQLIDPLGLEVGYRLIPLVDKNSDGELLKRIKSIRKKFAQEIGFLPPVIHIRDNLELRPNAYRIALKGVEIGAGEVFPGQWLAINPGQVTAALPGAVTQDPAFGLPAVWIDVAMREQAQVYGYTVVDASTVVATHLNHLVVQHAAELLGRQEVQSLVERTGKDAPSLVEDLIPKTISLTTLQKVLQNLLEEGVPIRDMRTILESVSEHAGRGDAYEITAAVRLSLGRAITQQWYPGAGEMQVMGLDSNLERVLSQALATGANPGLEPGLAHNLLTGTQQAMLRQQNLGLPPVLLVQHALRAMLARFLRRSLPQLKVLSYAEVPDTRTIKVVNVIGGSA
- a CDS encoding DUF2844 domain-containing protein; its protein translation is MKLKRLGWAVAHAAAATGVLWSIHAHAELGGAPMSPPADDHAATVRALQRAMRSADGVVQPSAAAYTVREITLGSGTVIHEYTSAAGSVFGLAWRGPSMPDLESLLGSYFPQYTAGVQAAHAAHGWRAPVSVATSGLVIRTGGHMGSFAGQAWLPAALPAGLTGNDIQ
- a CDS encoding VOC family protein, translating into MTQRIQRITPFLWFDRDAEAAARFYVSVFDNARIVDVARYGKAGAQAAGQAEGAVMTVSFELDGQAFLALNGGPAFPLTPAVSFVVNCRDQREIDRYWAALAEGGDERAQQCGWLRDRFGVSWQVVPVQMPELMAGDPARAERVMAQVLRMKKLDLSVLEQAAAG
- the flhB gene encoding flagellar biosynthesis protein FlhB; translation: MADESDLDRTEAATPRRREKAREEGQVARSRELASFALLAAGFYGTWLVSGPSGAHLQTMLRSAFTFDRATAFDTHRMLSAAGTASAEGLAAVLPILALTGLAALLAPMALGGWLISQKTFELKFDRLDPIAGLGRMFSIQGPIQLAMSVAKTMVVGGIGGVAIWRSKDELLGLATQPLGAALADALHLVAVCCGTTVAGMLVLAGLDVPYQLWQYNKKLRMTKEEVKREHRENEGDPHVKGRIRQQQRAIARRRMMAAVPKADVVVTNPTHFAVALQYTDGEMRAPKVVAKGVNLVAARIRELAAEHNVPLLEAPPLARALYHNVELEREIPGSLYSAVAEVLAWVYQLKRFRSEGGAFPAAPVDIDVPAELDKGASVSADDAREEAEDALGKQGNAA